The following nucleotide sequence is from Cucumis melo cultivar AY chromosome 1, USDA_Cmelo_AY_1.0, whole genome shotgun sequence.
gtgttgtttttttaaaatcgttttcaaaacaaatatagtaaacacgtttttaattgtttttctttttcgtatttttatttttaatcatGAACCAAACGAGATCTAACTTATTGAAATTACTTGTTTTATTTTCGAAgtttaataaacataaaattgaaaatttaatattataggaTCAAAATGCACTtaattcaataataatttatatgaCTTTTTGTTCTAAAGGTCGAAGATTTGATCTTCGACTATACCATACTAAAAACaggtgtgtgtatatatatatatatatatatgaaaattgaAGACATGGACATTTCAAGCAGAACAAAAAGAGTTTTAgtgcaaattaattttcttaattgacattgttggttttgtttgaatattttgtttgattggtCAAAGTCATAAGTGGTAAATAATGTATTAAACTTTATCCTTTGTTAATACCCCCAAATGGttgtaaaataacaaaatatttggaATTTTCTTTTAGTAAAACCGAATAACTTGGTTGTCGGTCAATTAACGTTTGTATGTATTAAGGATCGAAACATCTTAGATTTAAATTTTTCACTCTcaatttattataaaaaaaaaacaaatattttgaaCTATTGACGtaacataatttttttcaaaaaaattgtgTGGTGAATGgtaaataggaaaagaaaataaaaaattattatgaaaAACATGAGAGACGTTTATTATTCGATAGAAAGTGTTGGTTAAgttttgtattatttatttggaTTAACTAAGTATCTCTTTGACATATAAATTTAGACTCGGTTTCTAATTGTTTTCAAATTCTGTGACTCAAATAGTGTAAATTTTGAAAGCTATATTGTTATGTTTTTATTGTATCTcgatttcaaaatctaaatttttaaatGTAGAGAATTGTGTTAAATAAAGTTAAAagacatttaaaaatataatatcttATGTAATTAACTATAAATGATATgatattaaaaatttataattacaTACATGGGTACAACTAGTtgtattatttataaatttcagtatcaaaatttttttaagcgatcatttggattaaaattcaataaaataaaatatatgaaatattaaACACAATCATTTAGTTAATTTTTCTATCAAAATATGATCTTTTTAGTTTATAAGTTTTGAAAATTGACATTTTTAGTTCTCGAGTTTTGTGAGATGGTTTTAAAGATTCTCTCGACTAAAAATCATACATATCTATGatatgacaaatatatataagacCCATTGAATATCAATTAACtataaaaatcaattaaaaaaattaaaagtatatattatACACATTTTAAAGTATCAAGAccatatataaaaacaaaattaaaagcctgtgatttaaatgtctaattttatataaaatagtACCCTAAACGTAAAATAATGGCTACGTTACTGTGTTCTTTTGATTTTGTATAAAATGATtccctaaattttaaaaatgtttaataaatatatgCATAGTAATCTTTGACGTATAAAAGAATAGCTTATTTGTTAGACTTAAAGGCTTTCAATTTTGTGTCaatatatctttttaaaatgtcaaatcAATTGATAACGGTTATTGAACAGAGGTCAGTCAAGTGTTCTATTTTGACAATAAAATTGAAGTTCCTACTCCATTTCGAAAATTTTAAGgattaagttaattaattagcAACAAATGTATTAATTAATCCTCCTTTCTAACGTGACAAATGCTTctaaattatagaaaagaatacaagagagaagagagaaaagaaaaaaaaagcattaGCCTTCTCAAATGGGCTTTCTTGCATATTACAAAGTGGGCTTTGTGGTATGCAATGGGCTTTAATGGGCTCAACGAATATACTTTTGCAAAGTTGGAAACATTACTTAATTGTACTTTTGAATCATTTAAATACGAcattttctcttcatttttGGACAAAATTAACCTTAattctcatcttctttcctaATAAAATTTTTCTAAATGCTTACCATTTAATTATATTGAAAATTCAACCAAAATCTTTGGTGACATTTTGACATTTGTTCGGATACATTTCTGACGATATATTCAGATCATCATATGTAGTGGTTTTAGGTATATAtcgtatttttcttttttatagtATTCTCAAATGTAACTGGTTTTTATAGTATATTCCCTAAATATAAAATGTGGTATATTCACGATAACCTTTTTTAATTACATAATTTCTCGGATGGTAACTTTTTCGATATATAATGCATTCAGTAATATATCATAATATGCAATGAGTATTTTCGTATATAttgcgtttttttttttcttttgcaatgTTTTCATTTGTATTTAGTTTTTCTATAGTTTATTTTCCATATGTAATTGCTTTTTATAGAATATTTCTCAAATATATAACGTGGTTATTCACGAGAACCttttttattacatataatTTTTCGTCTTGTaaattttttcaatatatacTGTGTTATATTCACAATCTTCTTGGATCACAAACGAAACTACATTGTTTTCCTTTTACagtgtttctttattttttcaacattaaattattttccgtatgtggtattttttttattttaaaaattgtaagATAAAATGTGCAAAGGGTGTACATGACATTTTAATCCGATTTGTATGAAATATCATGACTCATTAGGTtatcaatgaaaaaaaattgtaacttTAGGCTATTAGTATAATTGGACCTATTTAACTAGGCTAGTAATGTAGAAAGCCTTGTCGTTTTCGAGTTCTTGTTGAGACTTTTCTCACATCCTtcatatagatttaattttCCAATGGACCAAAAATATATACAGAaacaattgcaaatataacCATAACGTTTAAAGTATATATAAGTACAACAAAACcgaaaaaaatttataaatatgtaAAAATTTAGATCTACAAAGTATTTCTACAATAGACGTAGTATTGACAGGAATGGTGACAATAAagtacaaaattaataaaagttcATATATAATAGTCTATATCACTGATACAAATCTATCAACAACGTATTTTattaaagatatattttactatatttcatttcttttaaaatgttatagcgtaattaattattatccGTTAAAATGTAATTAGCTATTGagattttaaaaagttaaaaaagaaaactatttccACTACATAGCAAAACAacactaaaaaaataaaattcattatATTTAACTCTTCTACGAAATGTAAATATTTCATTTCTTGATTTTTCATCCAAAATTATAAAGAATTTTTATTCTAAAGGTATTCTTTCGAaacatttcttttaaaaatttagatGGGATATCAATTTTTTTCGAAGTATaggaatgatttttttttctttctagatATAATCTAACCTATTAGTTCCgtttcattatattgatgattGTGAGTTGAAGCCTCACATTAtctttcaaatatacataaCTGTTATTACCGACGGATTTAGCATAGGTCCAGGTGCTCGAGCCCCgctcaactttattgtctttatataatatatataaagaaaactacttaattattaatatttatcattaatTTAGTGGTTATTCTGACTGTCAGCCCACCTTCCCTGTTATCCAccatttttatttgattatagACTTCCTTCCTAACAGcttcttctacatttttttttctcgaacAAAATCATTTCAAATTTAACTTTATTAAAAATTCTCGATGATTTAACAccgttttatatataaaaataatatatctgACAGAGATTCAAACCTCATACTTCAACACGAAGAAAATAAGTATTTTGATTCAATAAAGACGAAAGATTCAAACTGTGTAGTTCTTTTGATCGtaacatatatattttatgttAATTGAGCTTTATTTGCTTTGACAAATTTAAGTTTATAGCTTTATGCTAATTTTCGACGAGGACTGCATTAAAATTcattcatttatatgaatacgATATAAATTACTTCAAAACATTCTTGAAAACACAATTAAAAACTTGTGGgtatttctttttcaaacaaaaaagagTATCTTAAGATACGGTTTAGATTCTTTTAGGCCCATGAAATTAAATTGCTTGGACTTGGTTGGGAGTGAGAACTAAAATCTATCTGAAATTGGGTCCATTTAATATTTGAtgttaagattttattttatttctttataaaaaatatatatttaaattcatgCATCGTGAATTTTTGACGTTACAACTCATTCACAAGTTTGCTACGTGACAATATTTTCCTACGAagaatatattttaaaactatTGATTTTCTTTTGTATCAGATGAAATTaatgtatatacaaagataAATGTAATCCAAATTATTGTAACTATGTGATAAAAAGTGTGTGAATCACATGTAACTTTTAATATTAGTGCGGGGGACCAATTGGAATCACTCCAAAAAAAAAGTTCACTACAAAAAGTTTATGCCTTTCCATTGGTTGCACCCAAGACTTTTAACAAAGCagataaaaaaataacaacACATCTTGTtgcaatttatatatataacttgCTTTTGTATTATTATCTTTAGACCAAACATAACCACCAAAACAAACCACACTTAAACCCCTAATCAAAGAAGAGGAAAAACGTTATTAGAAAGAACATCTTGTCCCATAAAATAGTACCTTTGAGAGGAGAGATCATCGAATCATAAGTAGATTTATCTTATTTTTCGAAGGTTGTGACAAAAATGAACAATATTAATACTGTTTCCAACATTGGAGCCCTAAGAAAAGTTCATTTGATTGGTCAATCACATAATACATGATAAATTCTTTTCTAATCAATTAGGTTCTTTAATATCGtaaaatatacaaaatattttcaaaacataaATGTTATTTCAATCAAATATTCGAATTAAAACGACTATAACAATCAACTCAAATTCATGCAATATGCAACGATTTCCTTAATTCAAGATAACAACTTAACTTTAATATAATCAAAATCGAAATATGTAGTCGTTAAtgttatagtttttaaaattttaagtttaaaatgGTAACATTATACAATACTCAAGTttgattgaaaattttcttactGTTCCCGATAGCTTGTGGATCTCTCAATGCCCAACgacttaaatattttaaatttttgtaaattCATAAGTGACTAGTCAATTAATAAAATACACAAATGTGCTCATCAATACATGAAAGCTTTCCTCTAAAGTTTAAAATTCTTCGTCGAATAAGTAATTTAACGACATCGGggttataaaatttattatgttattaatgcaaaatacaaaaactataaaattgaaagtaaaaaactctaattattttttttctttttttgttttttttttcaaacaaagaatgataaaaactaaatagaaaGTGAAACCAATCATTAAAATTAATTGGTACAAAATGATCACATGCATTGCCCTTGATTATAATTGGTACCACGTGCCATTGACCAATTGGTTacaataaataaaatcaaacatTATTAGGTGATGATATAATTTCCACTTAAATGGGGAAAATTCATTTGATAATTACCAAAAACTCCCTCATGGTTAATTCCCATTGaccatatattatatatttatttgataCCCTTCAATGATTGTAGCTTTCAATGCAAAACATTAATAATTGAAACAAACGTGCTTTATTATTATACCCCCCAACTAGTGCTCAATTTCAGGAGTAATAATGTAATCCCAACTAACAACCAATTTTCTCTTTCACGTATTTACATAATAAATACTTTGTCTCTATACCTTAGTTCATTTCGATCCTTTGATTCTTTTTCTAAACTATTATCTTTAGATTATCATGTTTGCTAGATATATGAGATTCTCGATCACCCTAGGATGTTTGAACTAGAGGACAATTGAATAGTTTTAGATGTTCTTCTGATTTCGAGCATCCCCATTTTACATTTTtcgtcattttttaaattttaaaataattaggCAATCGTATATACATCGTTGTTTTGTTATATCGtaattttcttattattttcaccaagatatttaaattaatatttatttcataaaccaatttaaaatacgtaaaataatatataaaaataatacaaggtagcatgaattttttttaaaaatcaaatcaatataaacaaatatgttaTAGTTACATTgtatcaaattaattataaattaataaatttagaaCATCATGCAAATTTAAGATATTGTAAAGGAAAAATTCTAcgaaacaaaatcaaaatattcttagatatttgtaaaaatatttttataggACAAACATGGTAATCTAAAGATGCagaacatatataattttttatatctATAGTTTGATGTATCTATGATTTCGACCCGAAAAAACAAAGAGGCTTCTTAGAATGAAAGTaggaaaaagaaatgaatattttgaaattataataattaaaataaatcagactaaaaaaataaaagataaagaaaCTAAAAGTGGTATTTAAATGATTATGTGTTTTAATCATTAAATCATCTTTTTCTAGTTTCTTCTTCCTTATCTATATAACTGTTTACAAACTCGAATTTTCTCTCACCAACACAACAATGGCAGCCGAAGAAATCCTCCCACTTTTTGATCTCTTCTGGTTTCAACAAGCAATATTCCCCAGAAAACCTCTTTTAAAAACCTGCTTTCAAGGTAGTCCTGTGATGAAGATGAGATCTCAAAGCGAGTATCTTCTAAACTCCAAGGATTTCCCACCACCCGTAACCACCCTCAACTCCAACCAAAAGCTGGAAACCGTTCTTTCGGGTCAGGTAACGGAATTTGGGGGAAGCGGAGAAGGAAAAGCGACGAAGAAGGAGATGAAGAAGTTGGAAGGGAATGAAAACAAAatcagaagaaagaaaaagcgGAAAGGGCTGAGTAAGAGTTTATCAGACTTGGAATTTGAAGAATTGAAAGGATTTATGGATTTGGGGTTTGTGTTTAGTGAAGAAGATAaaaatgattcaaatttggGTTCAATAATTCCAGGGTTACACAGATTAGGGCCCCAAATAACAGAAGAAAAAAGGAACGAAAATGGGGTTTTAAGAAGGCCATATTTATCTGAAGCTTGGGAAgcaattgaagaagaaaatgaaaaaatggtTTTGATGAAATGGAGAGTTCCAAGTTTAGGAGCAACTGAAATGGATATTAAACATCATCTCAAATTCTGGGCTCATACCGTGGCTTCAACTGTCAGATAACACCACTTTTCTTACATCTTATGGTAACtgtactttttctttttttttttcctacttCTGTGAATGATATTataaataaatgacaaaatttgtGTTCTACCAATTTTATAATCATACTAATAAGAGTACTATACTTCAATGTTTAAAGATATTTTGTATACTCTTagctaaaaatatatttttctgtTCTTGACCTTAAATATCATATGGctaaataaaaaattcaaatcttcAAATTCCTACTTATCATATTacaataaacaataaataaaacttGCGTAGTTAAAATCATCACCCAGTTATTAAGCGACTTATGGTGTGAATCTCTCACTCCAATTGTATTAAAAAATACATGAAAAAGTTTTTAATGTTTTACAAGTATCTATGGAAGAATTCTCTCTCTTAATCATGTTCTTACACACAATAACGAGGTTTGAATTTACACCTATAGTAAGACTTTCTTTACATCAATAAAACTCATATTAGGTTAAACACAAAGAATCTAATAATATGGTTAGTAATCCGTATAAGATGCGGTGAATATAATTTGATATGAATTAAAGGCTGTACAGGGTGTGTATTCGTGGAGAATTTCTCTCGAGAAATTGAACAACTTTCTTCACAAAAGTTGAAGAGAACCGAGTAGGAAAGGACCTCGAGGGCTACcgaagaaggaaaaaagttcAGGAAGGCCAtcaaatttgaagaaaacaTAAGCTTAGGCaggttcttttttttcttttggtttaaCAGAGCAATTAGATTTTCTGAAATTTGGGATTGTAGGACGTAATTTGTGAACTCTAACCTATTGGGTAATTTAATTTAAAGGTAGTTAATGATTTTTGTGGAAGAAACTTTTTGAGATTGGATTGGATGAAATCAAAGCTTAACATCTTGAAAGAAGCTGCTGTAGAATAGAGACACTTGCGGAAAA
It contains:
- the LOC103495495 gene encoding uncharacterized protein LOC103495495, giving the protein MAAEEILPLFDLFWFQQAIFPRKPLLKTCFQGSPVMKMRSQSEYLLNSKDFPPPVTTLNSNQKLETVLSGQVTEFGGSGEGKATKKEMKKLEGNENKIRRKKKRKGLSKSLSDLEFEELKGFMDLGFVFSEEDKNDSNLGSIIPGLHRLGPQITEEKRNENGVLRRPYLSEAWEAIEEENEKMVLMKWRVPSLGATEMDIKHHLKFWAHTVASTVR